Proteins from one Kazachstania africana CBS 2517 chromosome 1, complete genome genomic window:
- the KAFR0A00190 gene encoding myb/SANT-like DNA-binding domain-containing protein, translated as MDLYQHNFSNVEDTFIQITANGDDMEGGLTGRKHGEDDDENDSDSKITRFLQTDHFQSKIGSRSDSLSHSIVQESGRSPTRLSISNNSDCGSIRAKQTRKKWKEDEDIVFLDIVLKQSQLLTFVEYFKPMKNFWAHVSKVLKNEHNYKRNGRQCHDRFKVLYNKAVKLKAYSNLTLGEPHKKKDLTGLQTLLILLLETFSFHNGNIILRSQDTSNSDSRSILDNSSGNGSENFKSSLKNGHHSVKDAVIYDNFPDFSIKHQHSTLDAFPSVSASTVDSDFIVPHDNRTEASQHIKFEGPSFIHSSNKQYIDSLFQPLFSVVGGLKEQIDALQMQINSVGSEMHLAKISAHSLQNASQGQRNMIHEVYSMIRTIGGHTEGEDGQQNDN; from the coding sequence ATGGATTTGTATCAACACAATTTCTCTAACGTTGAAGATACATTTATACAAATAACAGCAAATGGAGATGATATGGAGGGAGGTCTCACTGGCCGTAAGCATGGggaagatgatgatgaaaatgatagtGATTCCAAAATAACTCGGTTCTTACAAACTGATCACTTTCAATCTAAAATAGGGAGCAGAAGTGACTCTCTTAGTCATTCAATAGTACAGGAGTCAGGACGCAGTCCGACCAGACTATCAATTTCTAACAATTCAGACTGCGGTAGTATAAGAGCAAAACAGACTAGAAAAAAGTggaaagaagatgaagatattgtcTTCCTTGATATAGTGTTGAAACAATCACAACTGTTGACTTTTGTTGAATACTTCAAgccaatgaaaaatttttgggCTCATGTTTCAAAAGTGCTAAAAAATGAGCACAATTATAAAAGAAACGGGAGACAGTGTCACGATAGATTCAAAGTTCTTTATAATAAGGCGGTCAAACTTAAAGCTTATTCTAATCTAACATTAGGGGAACCtcataaaaaaaaggatCTTACAGGACTGCAGACTCTGTTGATACTGCTATTAGAaacattttctttccataacggaaatataatattaagATCACAGGACACCTCAAACTCAGATTCTCGTAGTATTTTGGACAATAGCAGTGGAAATGGcagtgaaaatttcaaaagtagtttgaaaaatgggCACCACTCTGTAAAGGACGCAGTCATTTATGACAATTTtccagatttttcaataaagcaTCAACACTCTACCTTAGATGCTTTCCCTTCCGTTAGTGCTTCTACAGTTGATTCAGATTTTATAGTACCCCATGATAATCGAACAGAAGCATCACAAcatataaaatttgaaggtCCATCTTTCATACACTCATCAAACAAACAATACATCGATAGTTTATTTCAaccattattttcagttgTTGGAGGAttgaaagaacaaataGATGCGTTACAAATGCAAATTAATTCAGTGGGATCTGAGATGCATCTCGCCAAAATTAGTGCACATTCCCTACAGAATGCATCGCAGGGTCAAAGGAATATGATACATGAGGTGTACTCCATGATTAGAACAATCGGAGGACATACAGAAGGTGAAGATGGGCAGCAAAATGACAATTGA
- the URB1 gene encoding Urb1p (similar to Saccharomyces cerevisiae URB1 (YKL014C); ancestral locus Anc_2.653) produces MITDRSASTEDHKVNKKKSKYNSHEVDNGILDSLEAILKTLEDQSESKDFNDIIQFFRKGFSSQIIQSWSYYAETNNHYKFAQSTNMLYRTLLVLNSDASLIEFGNSMIKLFLSSYTKVFYRGINNSRRQITIPILKLMKEMILFDNSRHIEDFIAYFDLSLSGIPRILTPTKSELEGLRDKKERQDKSIRCFFLEFWMILIKGTPSLLRKDLLTSNFKIMGAWFKYMDKVDSVETVQETMTVFVDNILKEKLFKKMTKTKILNELALSKIHSFYNSQNKELVKKVNDFFVLYGSVPETSVAFPDSCVWYKESPESHVNTGALVKINQKEFQIHNKLLFNMLRMFKPWEDDMQSSTVIKVLAAVPELVAPYCTYLSSLGPHDPRVTSYWIGSTLLLGRIIRLDIPEFMEKIDVDIVPSRDLVIENIFPSILTKSALTKCLQHESLLIRQLCCQLIIFGFQKFEKVLALYDRKGWISAKAILSNSFLENLPDLNVFATALAQVHENNKENKILPLSITMILKYFSTSFPNYFSVTLPSSNIYIDIMQMDSLSGLNLAMLDNFLQFQEFNDSQSKWWNSSKGDNSLFSSLLKFASSSNSSNVTSFKISTLLDRLLHGTAIFSSDLTASPIMAIINSLQVIMSMTTEEEPVDLKCLWDLLDQSISRCIRAPYKYVDMAQNFENISPFIMVIAEQWKYVEKKAGEPFDLLSKWICIFLRNMHIIGEPYRSIKKLFSEFLEGVSKEDIEASLNFEEFENSTMNNEEPLLNSIVASSFFQFITKLPFQKMSTVSRVPVNELDLAGLLFRLVASLEDQSISFTKEFKTSIIELLSKVAVYSLSQESPTFMIPRIYKDIFRNVDGSDNLIDQKSTFVAQNLMYVYKDVYKTIDKDVEAFLFNWLLERKEKGHLFDHNLVSSVCGCLNESHVMKLLESKFPFTQETLVSIFTQLFEGNREGTVAFDLFQDFINESSEDLIVCLGRFIDTERVSSFKSETFLAGVVKDKRYIPLLESYFRSPYFELNSVLEFLEVIKETNISILTATKISSVLTNDSERIKTFVSVVVRNCFESYKTFSDSTFALCIELFCTHGKELLTHDEVESFSMFITTEYEGKFSAPVIRFIRLMGSLESEHIKKWLNKMTLYITRIFSERIELSKRHLAILSEFRELIEEQNVCQIVNKNILNSQLEVVANGPWVKDQNVLNHFLLLLLAAEPTSVHSDNILQCLLNNEDNVLNRLESDSHLRFLTGSLTFTLFYMDIKSNSNSVIQKKLMTFYNGSISAEDRMILKILETIESQISISWTNYIYTWDFLESGEDEMSDFIGDIKLLTQEKEGYILSLSKCGIENSITNYKLERPHLPNLEESTSCVGRCKLFENYYKESCRLSPNEALKTIYDPLFIILLVIHNKELVKPLKEEDSSIKYVFDVKKLVTSGLFQFIVCALSDDNSDITSVASTLLNQMLISLEDNHSFKDGSIFKVLLKKIELTIMKNENNETTIPPLIWLFTSKIVALLLQPSSPLYEKAFRWVLSKPSLYHNDIPMLQELTAQMNKDPNYENYYSQLSWVLDGLAGIRTKADVDLLKSKGIIEWLFNLLNLPYLNSRMRSAIKSIYFILQRIEGGGSSLITRYGAIADLELRGIATMNSLGEASLNLERNVNGMNTKRKLLLEQEMLNNEELLNSYVDIINSQKRLRKWCEDDTVGITKRIRR; encoded by the coding sequence ATGATTACGGATCGTTCAGCAAGTACTGAGGACCATAAAgtcaacaaaaaaaagagcaAATATAACTCACATGAGGTAGATAATGGTATACTCGATAGTCTAGAAGctattttgaaaactttgGAAGATCAGTCAGAATCTAAAGACTTTAATGACATTATTCAGTTTTTCAGAAAAGGGTTTAGCAGCCAAATTATTCAATCATGGTCTTATTATGCGGAAACCAACAATCATTACAAATTTGCGCAGAGTACAAATATGCTTTACAGGACATTGCTGGTGTTAAACTCCGATGCAAGTCTTATAGAATTTGGCAATAGTATGATCAAGCTATTTCTCTCCAGTTACACAAAAGTTTTTTATAGAGGTATCAATAACTCTCGTAGACAAATTACAATTCCCATTctcaaattaatgaaagaaatgattCTTTTCGACAATTCAAGACACattgaagattttattGCCTACTTTGATCTAAGTCTCTCAGGTATTCCAAGGATTTTAACACCAACCAAATCAGAATTAGAAGGGCTGAGGGATAAAAAGGAAAGGCAAGATAAATCAATCAGAtgtttttttctcgaaTTCTGGATGATTTTAATCAAAGGTACTCCCTCCCTCCtaagaaaagatttattaactagcaatttcaagataatGGGTGCCTGGTTCAAATATATGGATAAAGTGGACTCTGTTGAGACAGTGCAGGAGACCATGACAGTTTTCGTTGACAATAttctcaaagaaaaattattcaaaaagatGACCAAAACCAAAATTCTAAATGAATTGGCTCTCTCTAAGATTCATTCTTTTTACAATTCTCAAAATAAAGAGCTAGTTAAGAAGGTGAATGACTTTTTCGTGTTATACGGAAGTGTTCCAGAAACATCTGTCGCATTTCCAGATAGCTGCGTCTGGTATAAAGAATCCCCAGAGAGTCATGTCAATACGGGTGCTTTAgtaaagataaatcaaaaagaGTTTCAAATACATAACAAATTACTGTTCAACATGCTAAGAATGTTCAAACCATGGGAGGACGATATGCAATCGTCGACAGTTATCAAAGTTCTTGCAGCAGTTCCAGAATTAGTTGCCCCATACTGCACATATTTGTCCTCATTAGGTCCCCATGATCCAAGAGTAACTTCTTATTGGATAGGTTCTACATTATTGCTTGGCAGAATCATAAGGTTAGATATACCAGAATTCATGGAAAAAATAGACGTGGACATAGTTCCTTCCAGAGATTTAGTAATTGAGAATATTTTCCCATCTATATTGACAAAGAGTGCCTTAACCAAATGTCTTCAACATGAATCTTTGCTTATAAGACAATTATGCTGTCAATTAATTATATTTGGcttccaaaaatttgaaaaagtatTGGCACTCTATGATCGTAAAGGATGGATATCTGCCAAAGCTATACTAAGCAACtcatttttggaaaacCTCCCAGATTTAAACGTCTTCGCTACAGCATTAGCTCAGGTGCATGAGaacaacaaagaaaataagataTTACCACTGTCTATAACTATGATACTAAAATATTTTAGTACAAGCTTCccaaattatttttctgTGACGTTACcatcttctaatatttACATTGATATCATGCAGATGGACTCGTTATCCGGTCTTAATCTAGCTATGCTAGACAATTTCTTACAATTTCAAGAGTTCAACGACAGTCAAAGTAAATGGTGGAACTCTTCAAAGGGTGATAACTCGCTATTTAGTTCgcttttgaaatttgccTCTTCTAGCAACTCTTCAAATGTAACTTCCTTTAAAATAAGCACTCTGCTAGATCGCCTATTACATGGTACGGCAATATTCAGTTCTGATCTCACCGCATCTCCAATAATGGCTATAATAAATAGTTTGCAGGTCATTATGTCCATGACGACAGAGGAAGAACCTGTAGATCTAAAATGTCTCTGGGATTTACTTGACCAAAGTATTTCTCGTTGCATAAGGGCACCTTACAAATATGTTGATATGGCTcagaattttgaaaatatatctcCATTTATCATGGTTATAGCTGAACAGTGGAAATATGTTGAGAAGAAGGCAGGCGAGCCTTTTGACTTATTATCTAAATGGATATGTATATTCTTAAGGAACATGCATATAATTGGAGAACCATATCGTAGCATTAAAAAACTCTTTAGTGAGTTTTTGGAAGGCGTATCCAAGGAAGATATTGAAGCATCTCTGAACTTCGaggaatttgaaaactCCACTATGAATAATGAGGAACCGCTACTGAATTCAATTGTCGCCTCAtcatttttccaatttattACCAAGCTgccatttcaaaaaatgagcACCGTCTCAAGAGTCCCAGTTAATGAATTGGATTTAGCCGGTTTATTATTCAGACTCGTAGCCTCATTGGAAGATCAGTCGATATCATTTACGAAGGAATTTAAAACAAGTATCATTGAGCTTCTTTCCAAGGTTGCTGTATATAGCTTATCTCAGGAATCTCCTACGTTTATGATCCCCAGAATTTACAAGGATATCTTCAGGAATGTTGATGGTAGTGATAACTTAATCGATCAAAAGAGTACATTTGTTGCACAAAACTTAATGTACGTTTACAAGGATGTGTACAAAACTATAGATAAAGACGTGGAAGCATTCTTATTTAATTGGTTACTGGAGAGAAAGGAGAAAGGTCATCTTTTCGACCATAACCTAGTCAGTAGTGTTTGTGGCTGTCTAAATGAATCCCACGTTATGAAACTACTCGAGAGTAAATTTCCTTTCACTCAAGAAACATTAGTTTCCATTTTTACCCAATTGTTCGAAGGAAACAGAGAGGGTACAGTGGCTTTCGACTTGTTCCAAgatttcatcaatgaaTCTTCTGAAGATTTAATCGTTTGTTTAGGTAGATTCATAGACACTGAGAGGGTCAGTTCATTCAAGAGTGAAACTTTCCTTGCTGGAGTTGTAAAAGACAAAAGATATATTCCATTACTTGAATCCTACTTTCGATCTCCATATTTCGAATTGAACTCGGTATTAGAATTTTTGGAAGTTATAAAGGAGACAAATATCTCGATATTAACTGCAACTAAAATTTCAAGTGTTTTAACAAACGATTCTGAAAGGATCAAAACCTTTGTTTCAGTTGTCGTTAGAAATTGTTTTGAGTCCTACAAAACATTTTCTGATAGTACATTTGCCCTTTGTATTGAGTTATTTTGTACGCATGGTAAAGAGCTCTTAACTCATGATGAAGTTGAGAGCTTTTCTATGTTTATTACAACAGAATATGAAGGTAAATTTAGTGCTCCCGTTATTCGTTTCATTCGTCTGATGGGTTCTCTTGAAAGTGAACATATCAAGAAATGGTTAAATAAAATGACACTATACATCACCAGGATTTTTTCGGAACGAATTGAGCTATCTAAAAGGCACCTTGCAATCCTCTCAGAATTTAGAGAATTGATTGAAGAACAAAACGTTTGCCAGATAgtcaataaaaatattttgaactCACAATTGGAGGTGGTAGCAAATGGACCTTGGGTTAAAGACCAAAATGTTCTGAACCACTTCCTACTGTTATTATTAGCAGCAGAACCAACTTCCGTTCATTCTGACAATATCTTACAATGTTTGCTCAATAATGAAGACAATGTTTTAAATAGGCTTGAGTCTGATTCCCATCTCCGCTTCCTAACAGGTAGCCTCACTTTCACTTTATTTTACATGGATATCAAATCAAACTCCAATTCTGTCATACAGAAAAAGCTGATGACATTTTACAATGGTTCAATTTCCGCTGAAGATagaatgatattgaaaatattggaaaCGATTGAATCGCAGATCTCCATTTCATGGACTAATTATATCTACACATGGGATTTTCTCGAATCAGGGGAAGATGAAATGTCTGATTTTATTGGGGACATTAAGCTTCTGACTCAAGAAAAAGAGGGCTATATTCTTTCATTGAGCAAATGTGGTATTGAAAACTCAATTACTAATTACAAATTAGAACGTCCTCACTTACCTAACCTAGAAGAATCTACCAGTTGTGTTGGGAGGtgtaaattatttgaaaattactATAAAGAAAGCTGCAGACTTTCTCCTAACGAGGCTTTAAAAACTATTTATGACCCATTATTTATAATTCTGCTGGTTATTCACAACAAAGAACTGGTTAAACCATTGAAGGAAGAAGACTCTTCTATAAAGTACGTGTTTGATGTGAAAAAGTTGGTAACATCGGGATTATTCCAATTTATTGTATGTGCACTATCGGATGATAATAGTGATATTACTTCAGTCGCTAGTACCCTCTTAAATCAAATGCTTATCTCTTTGGAGGATAATCACTCCTTTAAGGATGGATCCATCTTCAAGGtattgttgaagaaaatagaatTAACAATTAtgaagaatgaaaataatgaaactaCCATTCCTCCATTGATATGGCTGTTTACATCCAAAATAGTAGCCTTATTGTTACAACCTAGTTCACCGCTTTATGAAAAGGCATTCCGTTGGGTTTTGAGTAAACCGTCGCTGTATCATAATGATATTCCAATGTTGCAAGAGCTTACAGCCCAAATGAATAAGGACCCTAATTACGAAAACTATTACTCCCAACTATCGTGGGTCTTAGATGGTTTAGCTGGTATTAGGACAAAAGCGGACGTAGATTTGCTAAAAAGCAAAGGTATCATAGAGTGGCTATTTAATCTCTTAAATCTTCCATACCTTAACTCTCGGATGCGTTCCGCAATCAAATCCATCTACTTTATTTTACAACGAATTGAGGGTGGTGGCTCTTCTTTGATTACAAGGTATGGGGCCATTGCCGATTTAGAATTGCGGGGAATCGCAACTATGAACTCCTTAGGTGAAGCAAGTTTGAATTTGGAGAGAAATGTAAACGGGATGAATACGAAGAGAAAGTTGTTATTGGAACAAGAAATGTTAAATAATGAGGAATTACTGAACAGTTATGTCGATATCATTAATTCACAAAAGAGATTAAGGAAATGGTGTGAAGACGATACAGTAGGTATTACAAAGAGGATACGTAGATAG
- the INA22 gene encoding Ina22p (similar to Saccharomyces cerevisiae YIR024C; ancestral locus Anc_2.652) has protein sequence MLTAATKVSSTLRVVQRRYASAFSVKGIKVDHSLWRPLIWVVLFGSMVSHVIDAEKRLEDLDRRYKLKIDKLNTLVQRVSDNDFKFNVDEELKIVNKLFMKNPSKLRLVDMKTDKVVSDIREESLEDIWKQILQEAEASNEGATLHDATDIDIVSDNGKLKILKAREKQARVSSSNKYVSSSEPLQKIETSKFL, from the coding sequence ATGCTGACTGCTGCAACTAAAGTTTCGTCAACCTTGAGGGTGGTACAGCGTCGCTATGCTTCAGCTTTTTCTGTGAAAGGGATAAAAGTAGATCATTCACTTTGGAGACCTCTAATTTGGGTAGTTCTGTTTGGATCAATGGTGTCTCATGTAATCGATGCAGAAAAAAGATTGGAGGACCTAGATAGGAGGTATAAgttgaaaattgataagCTTAATACACTGGTACAGAGAGTCTCCGACAACgacttcaaattcaatgtaGATGaggaattgaaaatagtgaaTAAACTGTTTATGAAGAATCCATCGAAACTCCGCCTAGTAGATATGAAAACAGATAAAGTAGTCTCAGATATAAGGGAAGAGTCGCTGGAAGATATTTGGAAGCAGATTCTACAGGAGGCTGAAGCCAGTAACGAGGGCGCAACATTGCATGACGCTACTGATATTGATATAGTATCAGATAATGGGAAactaaaaatattaaagGCTCGAGAAAAGCAAGCAAGAGTAAGTTCTTCCAATAAATATGTCAGCAGCTCTGAACCGCTGCAAAAGATCGAGACTTCGAAATTTCTATAA